The genomic DNA ATAATATAAAATTATTATTGACTTAGTATAAAAATAATTATAAAATTACAATGAATGGAAGCGACAATACTTTTTGGAGGACGACAAAATGAAAGCGCTTAAACTTAAAATGGTTGCCGTTTGTTTGTTAAGTATCGTAACTTTTGGAGCAGTCGGCGCGAACACTGCGCTTGCTTCGAATGACAATTGGGGATTCAACTTTACTATTCAACCCCACCAAGCCAATTCGCGAAGTGGTCCGCGCTATCGCCAGACCACTAATGTGAATAATAAGTGGAAAGTGAACATGCAGAGTTCTGGAGAA from Lactiplantibacillus paraplantarum includes the following:
- a CDS encoding DUF2712 domain-containing protein — translated: MKALKLKMVAVCLLSIVTFGAVGANTALASNDNWGFNFTIQPHQANSRSGPRYRQTTNVNNKWKVNMQSSGEGARTVTTYWLENAGGTNVSPSLNVKQGNGSYYSSAYSNASKKNVYLTAQNNNYNSSRYRVSGFWDEETN